ATCCGGGAGATGCGGGACCTGATGCGGTCGCTGGCCGCCGCGGGGGTGACCGTCCTGGTCTCCAGTCACATCCTCGGCGAGATCCAGCTGATCTGCGACCACGTGACGATCATCTCGCGGGGCCGGCGGGTCGCGGCCGGTCGGGTGGACGAGGTGCTGGCCGGTTTCGACCAGCACGAGGTGCTGGTGCGGGTGGACGAGCCGGAGCGGGCCGCGCAGCTGCTCCGGGAGGCCGGGTTGCCGGTGACCCCGCAGCCCGACCATCTGCTGGTCGGGCAGGCCAGCGACCCGACGGTGGTCAGCCGGGTGCTCGGCGAGCAGGGGCTGTGGGTGCGCGAGCTGACGCCGCTGCGGCCCGACCTGGAGAGCGTCTTCCTCGAACTGACCGGCGAGGGCGGCCACCCGACGCTGCCCCGGCAGGTCGACGGTTCGTCGGCGTACGCGCCCGGGGCGGGTGACGGTGTGATCAACCTGGACGCCGGTGTCGGCGGTCGCCGAGGAGGGGACGAGTGAACCTGTTCCGCGCCGAGCTGGAACGGCTGGCGGCCCGCCGCTTCGTGCAGCTCATGGTCGTGCTGCTGGTGCTGGCGTTCGGCGTCACCGCGGCGACCACCCTGGCCGGCTCGCACCGGCCGTCGTCGACCGAGCTGATCGAGGCCGGCAACCAGGCCGCCCGGGCCCGGCAGCAGATGGAGCAGGCCTACCAGCAGTGCGTGGCCCAGGTGAACGGCAGCGTGCCGCCCGGCTCTGAGATCGACTACTTTCCGGCCAACTGCAGCGAGCTGGATCCGGCCCGCCAGGACCGGCTGCCGGTGGCGGCGGACTTCCTGACCGGGGTGTTCACCTTCGCCAACCAGGCCCGGCCACTGCTCTACTTCCTGATCGCCTTCCTGGTGCTGTTCGGTTTCCTGGTCGGCGCCTCCTACATCGGGGCGGATCTGAACTCCGGTGGCGTGGTCAATCTGCTGCTCTGGCGACCACGGCGGCTGGCCGTCCTCGGCGCGAAGCTGGGGACGCTGCTCGGCTCGGTGCTGGTGCTGTCGCTGCTCGCCTCGGCGGCGTACCTCGGCACGTTCTGGGTGATCGGGCAGACCGCGGGCCTGGCGAGTGGGTTGAGCGCGACGTTCTGGCGTGAACTGGGGGCGACCCACGGTCGCGGCATGGTGCTCGTGCTGCTGGCCACGGCGATGGGCTTCGCGCTCGCAACGCTGGGCCGGCACACGTCGGCTGCGCTCGGCACGGCGGCCGCGTACGCGGTGGTCTGGGAACTCGGCGCGCGGCTGGTGCTGGAGATCGTCGACGCGCCCCGCCCGGACCAGCTGATGCTCTCCAGTCACATCGGGGCCTGGCTGGCCGGTGAGGCGTCGTTCTGGGATCCGCGCGCCTGCGTCGGCTCCGGCAACGGGTTCTGCGACGGCTCCTACACGCTCGGCTGGGGTCCGGCCATCGCCGTGCTGGTCACCGTCACCGTGGCGCTGACCGTGGGCGCCTTCACCGCCTTCCGTCGGCGGGATCTCATCTGACCTGCGTCGACGCCCGGCCCGGGCGTGTGGGCAACTCCTTGCAGCGCCCGGGCCGATGGTGAAGAATTCCTTCGCATGAGGGACCGTGGCGTGACCCGCTCAACCCACGGTGGAGCCGAAGACCTCGTCGCGGACGGCGTCCAGCGCCGTCCGCAGCGCGCCGCGCAGGATCGGTTCCTCGGTCAGCCCGGTGGGCACCACCCGGGGCCGGACCAGCGTGATCGCCTCGACCTCCCGCTGCACGCGCTCGGCCAGGGCCGGCCCGCCGGCCTGGCCCACCTCGCCGGCCAGCACCACGAGGGGCGGGTCGAGCACCACGCAGGTGCTCGCCACGCCGAGCGCCAGCCTCCGGGCCAGCTCGTCCAGCATCGCGCCGCCGTCGGCGCCACCGTCGATCGCGGCGCGCACCGCGGCGGCGGCGTTCCCGGACCGGAACCCGTGTTCACGGGCCACCGCGCGGACGGCGTCCGCGCCGACCAACTGCTGGAACGCCGGCTTCGCCCGACGGGAGACGTCGCGGGGAATCGGGGCGCCCGGCACCGGGAGGTAACCGATCTCGCCGGCCGCCCCGCTGCTGCCGTGGTGCAGCCGGCCGCCGAGCATGATCGCGAGACCGACGCCCGCGCCGACCCAGACCAGGACGAAGTCGCCGACGCCCTGGGCGGCACCGGCCTGCGCCTCGGCCATCGCGGCGAGGTTCACGTCGTTCTCGAAGACCACCGGCGTGTGCAGGTCCTCGCGGAGCGCCTCGAGCAGGCCGCGGTGCCAGCGGGGCAGGTTGAACGCGAAGGTGATGTCCCCGGTGGTCGGGTCGACCAGACCGGGCGTGCCGAGCACGATCCGCCGCACGCTCGACAGCTGCGCCTGGGCGCTGCTCGCGGCCTGGACGACGGCGTTGTGCACGACGCCGACCGGGTCGTCGGTGTCCCGGGTGGACTGCTCCACCCGGCCGATCACAGCGCCGGTGATGTCGGCGCAGGCCGCCACCACCCGGTCCGGCCCGACGTCCACCCCCACCACGTACGCGCTGTTCGGGCGGACGGCGTAGAGCTGGGCGTTCGGCCCCCGGCCGCCGGCCTGCTCGCCGACCCGGGCGACCAGGCCGCGCTCCTCCAGGCGCTCGACCAACTGGGAGGCGGTGACCTTGGACAGCCCGGTCAGCTCGCCGATCCGGGCCCGGGTCAGCGGCCCCCGCTCCAGCAGGAGCTCCAGGGCCGCACGGTCGTTGAGCGCCCGCAACAGGCGGGGGGTGCCGGGCAGCCGGGTCGCACTCATGCCACGTCCTCTAGATTTAGTAAACTTTGCTAACTGTAAACCGACCTGCGAACGGGTAGCCGTAGCGTAGCGGCCACCCGGACCGGGAGTACTCGGACGACCCGGCAGCCCTGCGCGACCGGGACGGCCGGGGACCGGACCGGACACCCGTGCCGTGGGCACCAGAGAGGGGACGATCACCGTGGGGCTGGATCCAGGACTGCGCCGGCTCGCGCTGGGCACGCTGCTGGGTGCGTACCCGGGGCCGGTTCCGCCGGACTGGGCGGTCGACCTGGTGGCCGACGGTCTCGCCGGGCACACCCTCTTCGGCACCAACGTGCACGACCCGGCACAGGTCGCGGCGACCACCGCCGCGCTGCGGCAGGGGCGGCCCGACGTGGTGATCGCCATCGACGAGGAGGGCGGTGACGTGACCCGGTTGGCGCACGCCACGGGCAGCCCGTACCCGGGCAACGCCGCCCTGGGCGCCATCGGCGACGTGGCCCTGACCCGCCGCGTCTACGAGGCGATCGGCGGCGAACTGGCCGCGCTCGGCGTCACCGTCAACCTCGCCCCCACGGTCGACGTGAACACCGCCGACGAGAACCCGGTGATCGGCACCCGCTCGTTCGGCGCCGACCCGGTCCGGGTGGCCGCCCACTCCGCCGCGGCCGTGGCCGGGCTCCAGTCGACCGGTGTCGCGGCCTGCGCGAAGCACTTCCCCGGGCACGGGGCCACCGTCGCCGACTCCCACCACGAACTGCCCACCGTGGACGTCCCGCTCGACCTGCTGCGCCGGCGCGACCTGCCGCCGTTCGCCGCCGTCGTGGCCGCCGGCGCCCAGGCGGTGATGACCGCGCACATCCGGGTACCGGCGCTGACCGCCGACGGTCCGGCCACCTTCAGCCGGGCCGTCCTGGTCGACCTCCTGCGCACCGAGGTCGGCTTCACCGGCGCCGTGATCACCGACGCCCTGGAGATGAAGGGTGCCGCGGTCGCCGCCGGTGGGATCGGGCCGGCCGCCGTCCGGGCCCTGGCCGCCGGCGCGGACCTGCTCTGCATCGGCGCGAAGGTCGACGCCGATCTGATCGAGCAGGTCGCCGCCGAGATCGTGGCGGCGCTCGACGACGGCCGGCTGGACCGCGCCCGCGTCGAAGAGGCCGCCGGGCGCGCCGCGGCGCTCGCCGCCTGGACCCGGGGCGCCGGCCGGGCACCCACCGAGGGCGACACCGACCTGGGGTACGCGGCCGCGCGCCGCGCGGTGCGCGTCGAGGGCGTCCTCGGCGAGCTGGGCCGTCCCCTCGTCGTGCAGTTGTACGCCGCCTCGACGATGGCCGAGGGTCGGGTGCCCTGGGGCCTGGGCCCGCACCTGGCCGACGTGGAGGAGGTCCGGGTGGTCGCCGCCGAGGCCGACCCGGAGTCCCTGCGCCGGTTGGCCGGCGAGCGGCCCATCGTGCTCGTGGGCCGGCACCTGCACCGGCTGTCGGGGGGTCCCGAGTTGGTCGGCGCGCTCGCCGCCCGGCACGCCGTGACGGTGGTGGAGATGGGATGGCCGGCGCAGTGGCGGCCGACCGGCGTACGCGCCTTCGTCACCACGTACGGGGCAAGCCACGCCAACGGGCGCGCCGCCGCCGAGGCGCTCGGCCTGGCCGGCTGACCGCCCCCGGCCGTCGGGATCAGGGCCGCTCACCCGGACGGTACGGCCCACCCCGGCTTCGGTCAGCCCGGTCGGGGTAACCGGTCGGCATGACCGCCACCGAACCCTGGCACCGGGCCTTGGCCGACCTGCTCGCCCGGTCGCACCGGATGCCACCCGACGCCCTGACGGCCGCGATCGACGCGGCGCTCGCGCCGCTGGGGGTGACGGTCACCATCTACCTGGTCGACGTCGAGCAGCGCGACCTGCGCCCGCTGCCGGGTTCCGGTCGACCGGTACCGGAGGCGTTGCCCATCGACACCAGCCTCGCCGGCCGCGCCTTCACCCAGGTGGAGTCGCATGCCGGGCAGGGGCCGCCACCCCGGCTGTGGGTGCCGGTGGTCGACGGCACCGACCGGCTCGGCCTGCTGGAGGTCTTCCCCCCGGCCGGCGTCGATCTCGCCGACCCGGCGCTGCGCGACGGCTGCCGGCTGATCGCCGGGACGATCGGCCACCTGGTGACCAGCAAGACCTCGTACGGCGACGGCCTGCACCGCGCCCGCCGCAGTCGCCCGATGGACGTCTCCGCCGAGCTGCTCTGGCAACTGCTGCCGCCGTTGACGTTCGCGACCGAGGAAGTGACGGTCAGTGCACTCCTGGAGCCCTGTTACGAGGTCGGTGGGGACGCCTTCGACTACACGCTGAACGGGGACACGATCACGCTGGCCATCCTCGACGGGGTCGGCCACGGCCTGCCCGCGGTGCTCACCACCGCGGTCGCGCTGGCGGCCACCCGGGCGGCACGCCGCGCGGGTGGCGGGCTCACCGCGGCGGCCGAGGCGGCGGACGCGGCGATCCGCGGCGAGTTTCGCGACGCCCGGTTCGTCACCGGGGTGTTCGCCGAGTTCGACCTGCGGGACGGCCTGCTGAGCTACGTCAACGCCGGGCATCCGTCGCCGCTGCTGCTGCGGGGCGGGCGGACGGTGCGGGCGCTGGAGGGTGGCCGCCGCCTCCCGCTCGGTCTGTCCCGCGAACGGCAGGAGGTGGCCCGGGTCCGGCTGGAGCCCGGCGACCGGCTGCTGCTGCACACCGACGGTGTGACCGAGGCCCGCGACGCCACGGGCGAGATGTTCGGACTCGGTCGGCTGGCCGACCTCGCGGAGCGGCACATCCGCTCGGGCCTGCCCACTCCCGAGACGCTGCGCCGGCTCGGTCAGGCGGTGGGCGAGCACCGGGGTGGCCCGCTGCGCGACGACGCCACGCTCCTGCTGGTCGAGTGGTCGCCCGAGGCGTCGGACCGGGTGCAGCCGTGACCGGTCGCCCGGGCGCGCGGGTCCCTAGTCCAGGCCGCGGAAGCCGCGGACGGCCGCCGGCGGGCCGCCCGGGGAGAGCCCGAGGAGCCCGCCGACCGCGGTGATCCGCAGCACCCGCGCGACCACCGGCTGCGGGTCGACCACCCGCAGGGTGGCGGCGGCGCGCCGGGCGGCGGCGGCCGCGCCGACCAGGACCCGGATCCCGCTGGAGTCCAGGAAGCCGACGTCGGCCAGGTCGACGACGACCTCCGTGATGCCGGGCCGGCCCAGCGCGTCGGCCAGGGCGGCGTCGAGCGCGTCCGCGGTGGCGAGGTCGATCTCGCCGACGGGACGCAGGGTCACACGACCCGCTCCCGCGTCCCACAGACGAACGTCCATCGGCCGCCCTCCGGCACTGGAAGAAGATTGCGCATTGGGCGCCGTTCGACCATACCGGCAGAACACGACCCGCGCAGAGGGGAGCGTCCTGCGTGCGCCTCCGGTCCGACGACCCAGCGCCCACCTCACCCCCGCACGCTGTGTCACCGGCATCCGCCACCGGTGCGGGCGGGCTTCGCAGCAGGTCAAGTCCACTATTCGACACACCGGTCCGGCCCGGCGCATCTTGCCCCGAGACCCTTCGATACGTAGCGTGATCGGCAGGAGACGCGACCGGCGCCTTGTTCGCCGGTCGCGCGCACGGGGACCTGGGGGAGGCTGCGGACCGTGGATCCGGCCCGGGATCCACGGTCCGCGCTGTGCGGTGGACGTTCAGGCGGGGTACACGCCGAAGGAGCGCCAACCGCGGTCCGGGAAGCCCGCGGCGTCGGCGACCCGGGCGGACGCGACGTTGCGCCGGTCGTGCAGGTACGTCGGCACCGCGCCCTCGTCGAGCACTCGCCGGGCGGCCTGCGCGACCAACCGGCGGGCCAGGCCACGACCCCGGGCCGCCGGCACGGTGCCGACAGCCAACTCGTGGCCGTGCGCGTCGTGCCGCTTGATCCCGACGCCCGCCAGGTAGCGACCGTCGGGATCGCGCACCAGCAGCACCTCGCGGTCGAAGAGCCGTAGCCACGCGGGCAGGTCCGGCGCCGTGGGCGCGGTCCACTTTCCCACGTCGGCCAGCGGGGCCGGGGCGAGGCTCCAGCGGAACGCGCCGTCGTGGGTGGGCCAGTCGGGCAGGCCGACGGTTGCGGGCAGCGCCGGGATCAGTTGGTCCACGGGCCGGTCGGTGAGCGCGCGGACCGCCTCGGCCCGTTCCGGCGGCACGGAGAGCACGGTGCTGTGCCCGGTGCCCACCGCGATCGCGGGCCGCAGCCGCCCGTCCCACGCCGGTTGCGCGCGCCGCCACGACGCGACGACGTGCAGCCCGGGGCCGGCCGGCCACTGTCCCAGCCAGGTCGCCAGGTGCAGGTGGAGCCGCCGGTCGAGCACCCCGTCACCTCCGCGGTCCCCTCGCCCCGGCACCGTCGGCCCGCACGGTCCGTCGCGGGCGTCCGGCTCCGCCGGGCGTCGTCGCCGATCACCGTACGCGAGGTGCGCGGACCGGACGGGCGGATCCCTCCTCGCCGGTGTCGCCGGTTCCGGGTCACCCGCCACCGAGGGTTGGCGACGGCGCCGGTCGGGTACGGACGCGAAGACCACTCACGGTGCGAATTCCCTGCGCAGTCAACGGAACCGAGCGCCGAGACATCGCGTCACACCTATTTCCATACATGGACAACTTTCTTTGGGACGGTATGGTCATGCCGATTCAGCCGAATGACCGGTACCAGCAGGACACCGCGCGACTCCGGCGCTTCCCCGACCCCGGACGGTTCCCGGCCCAGCCGCCGCACCACGGGGCCCGCGCCGCCGACGGCACCGCGCTGAGCTGGGCCGAGGTGAACCGCCTGCCCGCCGGCGCCTCCGCCCGGCGCGGCCTGGGCAGCCGCTGACCACGCGACACACCCGGGCGGTCACCAGGGGCTTTCGCACACCTGTCGGGTAACGTCTTCTGGTCCGGAATCCCGGCCGACGACAGGAGAAGCTCCGCGCATGGGCAAGAAGACGATCCACGTCTCCGACTTCAGTGGCACGGTCCTGCAAGCCGACGACGAGGTGGTCCGCGTCGTCGTGCTGGAGCACCCTGACCTGGTGGCCGGGCCCGTGCAACTGGACGCCACACCGGTCGAGGTGGAGAGCATCGACGACGCCGCGCTGGACGTGGCCGTGGTCGAGATCCACGACCGGCACGGCGGCGGCGAGCCGCGCCGGGTGGTGCTCACCGCCAGCGAGTTCGACGCGATGGCGACCGACGTGCCCATGGCGCAGCTGTTGAAGACCGCCGAGCGGGTGCGCCCGCCGAAGGCCCGCAAGGCCGCGGAGCGGGTCGACTACGCGACCATCGAGCACGCGGGGAAGCCGCACCGCGGCCGGGTGACCGAGGAGGAGGCCCAGCTGGTGCGCGAGCGTCTGGACGAGGTCAACAAGCGCCTCGCCGATGCCGGCCTCCGGCAGGTCGACCCGGCCGACCCGGAGCACGCGGCGCGTTACGGCTTCCCCACGGCGTCCTGAGCCGCCGCCCGGCTCAGTCCTGCTCGCGGAAGGCGGCGGCCTTCAGCGTCTCGAGGAGTTGGGTCTCGGCGGCGGCCTTGTCGACGCCGAGACCGGCGAGCACACCCGTTCCGTCGCCCAGTTCGAGCAGGGCGAGCAGGATGTGCTCGGTCCCGATGTAGTTGTGCCCCAGCCGCAGCGCCTCGCGGAAGGTCAGCTCCAGGGCCTTGCGGGCCGGCGCGTCGTACGGGATGAGCTCCGGCACCTCGCCGGTCGTCGGCGGCGGCAGCACGGCCGTGGCGACCTCGCGCACCCGGTCGAGCGACACGCCCTGGGCGACGATCGCCTTGGCGGCGAGCGCCTCCGGCTCGCTGAGCAGGCCCAGCACCAGGTGCTCGGGACGGATCTCGGCGTGTCCGGTGGCCCGCGCCTCGTTCTGTGCCGCCATCACCACGTTGCGGGCGCGCGGGGTGAAGCGGCTGAAGCCGTCCCTCGGGTCGAGCGGCGTCTCCGCCGGCCGGGACACGAACCGCTTCTGCGCGGCCTGCTTCGTGACGCCCATGCTCTTGCCGATGTCGGTCCACGACGCGCCGGCCCGGCGAGCCTGGTCGACGAAGTGGCCGATGAGGTGGTCGGCGACCTCGCCGAGGTGGTCGGCCGCGATCACCGCGTCGGTGAGCTGGTCGAGCGGCTCGGTGTGGGCCGACTTGATCGCCTGGATCAGGTCGTCCAGCCGTACGGGGTTGGTCGGGGGATTCGTCATGCGTCAACCATAGGTTGACGTCGCCGCCGACGTCAACCATCGGTTGACGCGAGTCGTGTGGGTCAGGGGTTCTGCGGCACGGGCTGGGCCAGGGCCTGGATCTCCGTCGGCAGCTGCGCCATCGCCTGCTCGAATTCGCGGTGCCCCACCACCCGGTGCAGGGTCTGCAGCACGGCGCCCGCACCCCGCTCGGCCAGGCTCGGCCCGACCCCCGCCCGCTCGGCCACCCGGCGCACGAACTCGTCGTACGCGAAGACGTCGGGCTCCTCGACGTCGGCGCGGGCCAGCAGCGGACGCAGCTCGTGCGCCACGTGGTCGGCCAGCTCCGCGGCCTGGCCCCCGCTGATCCGCTCCGCGAGGGTCCGCAGGGTCGCCTCCGTCAGCGACCGCGCTGTGTCGTCCGGCACGCCCGCCCGGGCCGCCACCTTGTCGAAGAACTTCAGCTCGGCCATGCCCCCGCCCTTCCCGGATAGGAGAAGCGTGGCTACCCGCCCCCCGGGGCCGCAAACGACGCGACCCGGCCGCCGACACCGAGTCGGTGACGGCGCGCTGGCCGGGCGCGGCATCGCCCGCGTGTGACGCGACGCATTGGGTACTCCGCGGCGACTACCCCGCCCGATTCCGGTACGGGACAGCAGCCGCAGTTCATCCGAGGAGCACCGACATGGGTAGCGACAGCACCGCCGGCGCCGGCCCTACCGGCGCGGAGAAGGCGACCGGGCGGCGGGGCCGCCTCTCGCCGAACGTCGCCCTGTTCCTGCTCGCCTCGATCCTGGTGTCCTTCCTGGCGTCCTCGTCCGCCCCGACGCCCCTCTACGGCATCTACCAGGCGCACTGGCACTTCTCGCCGATCACCACTACGGTGATCTTCGGCATCTACGCCATCGCGGTGCTGGGCACCCTGCTGACCGTCGGCAAGCTCTC
This genomic stretch from Micromonospora krabiensis harbors:
- a CDS encoding ABC transporter ATP-binding protein; the encoded protein is MSAVIEIEGLHKAFHSVRHGRRVAVDGFDLLVEAGQIHGFLGPNGSGKTTTLRALLGLVGADGGRMSVLGVPSPRLLPQVAGRVGAIVESPQFFGNFTAYRTLRLLALAGGVPVSRVDEALEQVGLRDRGHERVKGYSLGMKQRLAVASALLKDPELLILDEPANGLDPAGIREMRDLMRSLAAAGVTVLVSSHILGEIQLICDHVTIISRGRRVAAGRVDEVLAGFDQHEVLVRVDEPERAAQLLREAGLPVTPQPDHLLVGQASDPTVVSRVLGEQGLWVRELTPLRPDLESVFLELTGEGGHPTLPRQVDGSSAYAPGAGDGVINLDAGVGGRRGGDE
- a CDS encoding ABC transporter permease subunit, with the translated sequence MNLFRAELERLAARRFVQLMVVLLVLAFGVTAATTLAGSHRPSSTELIEAGNQAARARQQMEQAYQQCVAQVNGSVPPGSEIDYFPANCSELDPARQDRLPVAADFLTGVFTFANQARPLLYFLIAFLVLFGFLVGASYIGADLNSGGVVNLLLWRPRRLAVLGAKLGTLLGSVLVLSLLASAAYLGTFWVIGQTAGLASGLSATFWRELGATHGRGMVLVLLATAMGFALATLGRHTSAALGTAAAYAVVWELGARLVLEIVDAPRPDQLMLSSHIGAWLAGEASFWDPRACVGSGNGFCDGSYTLGWGPAIAVLVTVTVALTVGAFTAFRRRDLI
- a CDS encoding ROK family transcriptional regulator; the encoded protein is MSATRLPGTPRLLRALNDRAALELLLERGPLTRARIGELTGLSKVTASQLVERLEERGLVARVGEQAGGRGPNAQLYAVRPNSAYVVGVDVGPDRVVAACADITGAVIGRVEQSTRDTDDPVGVVHNAVVQAASSAQAQLSSVRRIVLGTPGLVDPTTGDITFAFNLPRWHRGLLEALREDLHTPVVFENDVNLAAMAEAQAGAAQGVGDFVLVWVGAGVGLAIMLGGRLHHGSSGAAGEIGYLPVPGAPIPRDVSRRAKPAFQQLVGADAVRAVAREHGFRSGNAAAAVRAAIDGGADGGAMLDELARRLALGVASTCVVLDPPLVVLAGEVGQAGGPALAERVQREVEAITLVRPRVVPTGLTEEPILRGALRTALDAVRDEVFGSTVG
- a CDS encoding glycoside hydrolase family 3 N-terminal domain-containing protein, with the translated sequence MGLDPGLRRLALGTLLGAYPGPVPPDWAVDLVADGLAGHTLFGTNVHDPAQVAATTAALRQGRPDVVIAIDEEGGDVTRLAHATGSPYPGNAALGAIGDVALTRRVYEAIGGELAALGVTVNLAPTVDVNTADENPVIGTRSFGADPVRVAAHSAAAVAGLQSTGVAACAKHFPGHGATVADSHHELPTVDVPLDLLRRRDLPPFAAVVAAGAQAVMTAHIRVPALTADGPATFSRAVLVDLLRTEVGFTGAVITDALEMKGAAVAAGGIGPAAVRALAAGADLLCIGAKVDADLIEQVAAEIVAALDDGRLDRARVEEAAGRAAALAAWTRGAGRAPTEGDTDLGYAAARRAVRVEGVLGELGRPLVVQLYAASTMAEGRVPWGLGPHLADVEEVRVVAAEADPESLRRLAGERPIVLVGRHLHRLSGGPELVGALAARHAVTVVEMGWPAQWRPTGVRAFVTTYGASHANGRAAAEALGLAG
- a CDS encoding PP2C family protein-serine/threonine phosphatase, with the translated sequence MTATEPWHRALADLLARSHRMPPDALTAAIDAALAPLGVTVTIYLVDVEQRDLRPLPGSGRPVPEALPIDTSLAGRAFTQVESHAGQGPPPRLWVPVVDGTDRLGLLEVFPPAGVDLADPALRDGCRLIAGTIGHLVTSKTSYGDGLHRARRSRPMDVSAELLWQLLPPLTFATEEVTVSALLEPCYEVGGDAFDYTLNGDTITLAILDGVGHGLPAVLTTAVALAATRAARRAGGGLTAAAEAADAAIRGEFRDARFVTGVFAEFDLRDGLLSYVNAGHPSPLLLRGGRTVRALEGGRRLPLGLSRERQEVARVRLEPGDRLLLHTDGVTEARDATGEMFGLGRLADLAERHIRSGLPTPETLRRLGQAVGEHRGGPLRDDATLLLVEWSPEASDRVQP
- a CDS encoding STAS domain-containing protein — its product is MTLRPVGEIDLATADALDAALADALGRPGITEVVVDLADVGFLDSSGIRVLVGAAAAARRAAATLRVVDPQPVVARVLRITAVGGLLGLSPGGPPAAVRGFRGLD
- a CDS encoding GNAT family N-acetyltransferase, giving the protein MLDRRLHLHLATWLGQWPAGPGLHVVASWRRAQPAWDGRLRPAIAVGTGHSTVLSVPPERAEAVRALTDRPVDQLIPALPATVGLPDWPTHDGAFRWSLAPAPLADVGKWTAPTAPDLPAWLRLFDREVLLVRDPDGRYLAGVGIKRHDAHGHELAVGTVPAARGRGLARRLVAQAARRVLDEGAVPTYLHDRRNVASARVADAAGFPDRGWRSFGVYPA
- a CDS encoding Clp protease N-terminal domain-containing protein, which translates into the protein MTNPPTNPVRLDDLIQAIKSAHTEPLDQLTDAVIAADHLGEVADHLIGHFVDQARRAGASWTDIGKSMGVTKQAAQKRFVSRPAETPLDPRDGFSRFTPRARNVVMAAQNEARATGHAEIRPEHLVLGLLSEPEALAAKAIVAQGVSLDRVREVATAVLPPPTTGEVPELIPYDAPARKALELTFREALRLGHNYIGTEHILLALLELGDGTGVLAGLGVDKAAAETQLLETLKAAAFREQD
- a CDS encoding DUF2267 domain-containing protein, producing the protein MAELKFFDKVAARAGVPDDTARSLTEATLRTLAERISGGQAAELADHVAHELRPLLARADVEEPDVFAYDEFVRRVAERAGVGPSLAERGAGAVLQTLHRVVGHREFEQAMAQLPTEIQALAQPVPQNP